In Lactuca sativa cultivar Salinas chromosome 5, Lsat_Salinas_v11, whole genome shotgun sequence, the DNA window tagttaaaaaaatatgaaatgatgacatttgtcataattttattgGGTAGCAACACTTATAGACATAAAAAATAAGAATCAgtttaatttctcataatttttTTCTAGGTACATGTGTGTATATATGTGTATAGTAGGTTGTGCTTTTCTGAATTTTATCATTAATTATGTATTGGTTTATACtttatagaaaaattataattatatatacttcaaaacaaataatttaaCCAAGTTTTTTTTCGTCTTCGCCATCATTATTGAATTGCAAAAGGTTCTTCAAATTCCATATTTGAGGTTACATTGTTTATGGGTATATAtggtaaattttgaattttattctTCATAGCTTTTTTTAAGGTCCATTCGACTTTTATTAGATAGATTAGTAAACTTAACACTATCACAAAGAAATATAACTGAATTCCACTGCCAACCAAACACATGACAAATTCTACTTCCTTTAGACAtttcaataattaaaaaaaaaaaaaatcattttgtaaACCAAACACCAATATATCAACGTCTATAGATTATAAAAGATGCATTAAAAATACAATTTAACCATACATATAATACATAAGAAACCTGCAAAAAAAAACTGAAATCAAATTTGCAacattttataatttaaaaaaaaatacttcaaCGATAATGTCATAATACCGCCTTAATTTAAAGATAAAATgagttttttaaaaagaaatattaaaaataaataaataaataaaaattaaaaaaaaaacccataCCTGAACAGGTAGTATATGATGAAGAATGACATGACAAAATACATCACAAGTTTACATGTTCTTCtacttgattttttttcaaaaacctgCATGTTTAAAATTTGCTTTCATTTACCAAAATAGACCTTGTACTTTATTTTTTAACCAAATTAGCCCCCAACTTTTGTTGTTTCAAACtaaaagggcattttagtcaacaAAATAACTCTGCAGTTGGCCAaacagcaacatactttatcATTTACCAAAATAGTTAATGTAGTTTACTTTTTACCCAAAATAGCAACCAACTTTTATTTTTCAAACTAAAGGGCATTTTGGTCAAGATAAGTAAAAGGTTGACTAAGTAAAACAATAATCAAAATTTTTACCATTTTGAAGCGATCCATAGTTCCTGACATAATCCCCCTTGCAGAATCCATCCCATTACCCTGTTTATTAaataatacataaataaataattaaataaaaagaaattatgcATGTAATTGGAGTATGTATAATGTATATTTACCATTCTGTCCAACATGCGATTATGACTCTGCACCTCATCATGTATATCACCAGTCAACTGAAAATGacaattataaattttaaatcttTTGAGAAAAATAAAAATGGTGTCCAAGATTTACTAAAAATTAAAGTTGAAGAACTGACTCTCTTTAGAAAGACAACTTTGTCTTGCAGAATATTTAAAGATTTATCATTTTCTTGTTCATCTGCATATGATGAAGAAGCCCTGAGACCACCTTCTTCAATGCCATCAAGGTTATCAAATAGAGCACTTCTAGATGCACGATTGtccctacaaaaaaaaaaaagataaaattatgTGCAAGATTTTGTAATTAGTGGTATAAATAACTCATATACAGTATACACAACCAAGATTCTACAATTGCCATTACCCAAAACTCAAAATCAACCAACAGAAAGTATGCAGATTTGGCTTACACAGGCTTTTTGTCAATAGTATTACAACAAGCTTTACCATGTCACCATATTTGAGAGAAGTGTTAACTGTTAAACCCTTTCTCTGAGCTTTTTCAAATATGTCAGTTGAGTTTATATTAATGAATTTGCAACAAAAAAGCTATAAAAGACTTCAGGCTACACACTCAACCCATTAAAGGTACTATTAACAGCTATGTATTTCATTAGTCGATGAATCAATAATGCGAATTAACAAATCAATGATTTCCTGGTTAAGGAACTACTTAATTCCAAAACTTTTGCTAGGCAATTACATAGGGTTTAGCGTTTTTCATTTCACTATGGCACAACAATATTGAGCATTGATTTCTAACATGTTCTAATTCCCTCAAACAATCAACTCGGATGCACGAAATAGTACCAATAATGAATGATAATAATGAATTTAATATCAACATTGATAGCTATGGAGCCCATTTTATTTATAGATATTAGAGATCGAACCTGCGATAGCTCATCTTCGGATCCACGAAAAACGGACGGCTTCAACTAGTAAGATTTGGTAAAACTTTGCGCAAATTCTAATGATGAAGTAAACCCTAAAGGTTGCATTAGTATCAGTTACAGATGATTTAATGTAGCAGGGGTTTAGATCCAGTAGATTCAGGCTGCAATTCCCAGTCTCCGGTGGCCGATTGTGAAGCGAAATGAATACCAACGGATTATTGAGGGTTTTTTGCCCCTTTACTCCCCTCGCTTCTGTTACTTatttttttagagtaaattacacaaatataGCCCCCTACGGTTTGAGGCAAATTCCGAATTTCGTCCTTacagtttgtttttttttttttcagtcggACCATCTTATTATAGTTTTTTGTTAGATTTTAGTCCCCGGAAAAAGTGATTgttatgacaaaaaaaaaaaaaaaaaaatcggtcCATATGGTTTACAAAAAGTCTACGTCGTGTCATTTGTTCTTCTCGTTTGAAATCATTACATGATTGGTCTATGTCCATAAATTCATCTTTTTTATATCGTTAGATACAAAATCTTTTTCTTCAAATGTGTCATTTATCCATCTTCCCTTATCTGATTTTTCTCTCCTTCAATTTCTTACACACTTTTCTTCCCTTCGAGCTctttaaaaaacaaaaagaaaaaatcaTGGTGCTCTGCCATTATGGAGGCCCGTTGTATTTGTAATGCCGTGGACAACTTTGAACCAAGTTGTCGATTTTTGGTCATGTTTGAAGGTTGGAACAATGGTGGGCCGATCCACCTATGTGCCCTAGGTCGATGGTTATGATTCTAAGGTTGATCCAGGCGAGAAACAATCTTGAAGGAATTTTGATGAAGTTGAAATGTTTATTGTTCTTAAGTTAGGTGTTTTTTGGTGTATTTATTTCTAAATTGAAATTTCAAGCACATGTTTGTAATGTTTAAGTACTTAACTCAACGTTTAAGCACTTTGTATTTTAATGACAATGTATATTTCATCTAATTTACGTAAGTGGAATCTTATTTGTATCATGTAcccttttggtcattttagtccATGTACCTTATTTGGCAAACAAAACAACATGGAAAAAGCATAAGAACCATATTTGCAAACAAAACGATGGACCATAATAGATTaggaatttgaaaattttatgaATCATATTGACAAAAAAACATTAGATAATGCATGACAAAAAAACATTAGATAATGCATTTGTATGGGTCATTTTCGTCAACGTGCCATATTAGCAAACAAAATATTGGATAATACATCTATATTGGTCATTTTTGTCAATGTACCGTAGTGGTAAATAAAACCATGGAAAGCACCAACAAACTAATATTTTAAAGTTAACTTCTTTTTTTTAAACGACAAACTAtcatatccctattctaataaaagaatatttttattctctttttgacatgtgtcattctATTAGGCCTTATAATTAATGCATATGTTATTCtctttttgtcatgtgtcaccatattatgtcttctaattaatgcatatcacttgtcaacctattgattcttcatttcaaatttcaaaatttaaatttctcattttaattagATTAAAATagtaacattagaataaaaattaaaataaaattaatacaaattataaagtgatataatttcacacatttatttaaatcaatataattatatataattaaaaatctcgtaattaataatttatttaaaataattgattaataattttgagtttttattataaaaattcaattaattttgtaaccatggtttccatgggttataaactagttcatAATCTAATCCTAAACACCACCTATATCTCCTAGTGAGACTTGCACCCATGACCTCTCATTTTAAAGTTAACTACATAAAACAATGGAAAGCACCAACAAACTAACATTTTAAAGTTAACACAAAACACCAATAATGGCCAAGGTCCAAATATCATTGCATAACCTATTAAATCCAAAAACTATAAAGAAAAACTCATCAATAAGAGATTCCATATTTATGATGTTATAGATGATCCCTACCATATATGCAAACAATTTGTGCTTATGAATAGCTATTACTCATGTTTAACAATTCCCTGTCCAAACTAGTGCCAGCAGCTGCTACATCAGACTATGGTTCTTGAGTTGTTTCAAGTTTCAtgtgaaaaccatataactggtggttgtcgaggccaacaaaaataataaccctaaatattacacactaaaatagtgtatagtggtaaaggggtcgaatccacggagattggttcaatttaataactctatgaaaaatctatttgtaaaaatacttggaaAATGACAATGAATTAAAaatgggggttttggtgttttgaaatacttgaaacaaattaGAATTAAACTATGAGttaaatagacaatttcaacaaagataaggattttatgtaaaatcaataagggagagatggttgacttaaagtttcctcactttgacttttgatgaacatatcattagaatccaatggtgcaatactttgatttaaatccttaatttggctatagtaatccaaggagcttgagattacctagacttttcttaattgttgaaatggctagagaagctcataacaatttccttagtcaaagtcactaattccaaatagcatgtaattagtgaaagtcaactagcattaagaaccaaaaagtcaccaaatctaagaggggtcaaatgctttcaccaccatgttggaggaaatgtttttatgattgtgtgaagcaaaaacaacacaaaaatcatttgttgcttgctaatttaaggatcatttacttaatcaagaaattagccaactaatcaccacaaacacatttaaactcatgaataaaaacatactagtagtgataatatgataaaacacaaaacatttccataaagatttaagatcaaattcatggattcttcaacacccaacaaaagttcaaaggattcaacaaaaagtcaaccaatatttgtttagccaagcatggctaaactcaaaggaACAAAGTTAGatgagattgtaccaaacatttcaCAATAATCAAGAGATGAAATCAagatgttcttgaggtgttcttggccttcaaaagcactccaaactccagagagaacaAGTCAAACTCGGACCTTCAAGataaggctaaagaggcacaccaaccttcccaatatagagctctaAGTAAAATCCCGAAAATTCCCTTGTCAGGAATCCATGCGGGTCGCGGGCTTCGACGGGaattttgggcttcttcaagtcttgggcccccaaagctaatccattggcccagttcgaatccAATCAGCCCCTAgtccatttttcttcaatatgtcttcaattaaagcccaatttgtctTTCCTCATCATTCAAAACTTACGCAAACTCTTAAACAtcgatcttgcacactcaagaattctctcgcgccctttcaaatttaaagttcaacacTTCTGCGCCTTCAAGCAATCAACAAGCCTACTCCCTGGATCACCTCCAAAGCTATCAAGCATGACATCCCCACTGCTCTTCAAGTCCAATCGCCTTCCAAAAGATCCCGCACACTCCCGCTCCTCTAGTTTCcttaaaatctgcaataatgctcaagaaactagaaagtatccgaaatggtcataaaaataacaaaaaggaaaaatatgcatggaaattaactaaaatgcgaatggaCTGtgctaaaaaaaactataaaaataagtaaataaaatgaagctatcaaatcaccccaagcttaaaccttacttgtcctcaagtaagacaagactaaaatgaacttgggacgaactaccctagaaataaaaagaatggatagaaccatggaacctgttcgatgttagtcaacatggtcagaattgatctcgctgctatctcacaactttttcatccgatgacaatgggaccataaaccacagccaggacAACTCCTCTAGGTGAATAAGGAGGGATGGTCAGTCGTAGTcttaatggaacatgcatacaatgaagaacataTGTAGTAAGGAGAAAACAATTGGATaggctcgggtggagctcttctttaagtgcaCACTCTGATCTCACGTCTGCCGGTTTCTCATGTGTAACttggtttaatcgctcgggcaccgttgtaggaatcggttcacttggtgttggcccaaacctcccgtaaTATCCGAatcgacagtctccctaacatcagCAATTTGCGAAAAAAAACAACttgatctatatacaataaaacagacctatacaaatgaatatcaaacATCAGGTGACCAAGATGTTGGAaattttgttcaataattgaaccggccacctatctaagatagttgcaactaaaaatttgcatgttttttttttgtttttttttgtttttgtttttgctatcaaaatttggttcccaaaGGTGTGTAAGTGCAACTGAAAGGGTAATGatataatccgaatggtctaagtgtgaaaatgaccatgtgtggagcataaagatgtaatgtaagctccttttcaaacttgtggtttttcaaagataatgaaaatgtccaaatgtggactaaaagactctaaaattctaagaaaatcgcaaaaaggatatggtgatgtaaatagaccggatatggattctactcggggacaagcaccaatgcttcatcctaacagttcaaacatgatcaagtgtgatcctctcaatggtagtgaccgcaaggctaagaacatccattgttatagtatatcctacagttgttagtattgtatgcatactTTTTCATGAAACTACCtagccatgatcacttacccctttaagctactagcatctgatcccaagtatgaaatcccaaactgcagctagtggtctcggttcgatgggtgagatagcaacaagatcctggaccaataatgatataataaatgtgaacctgttccatggcatccaagagaggtgagaataaacaaacaacaaaaatgcatgaatgctaatgccttaggctaaatgttatgcaaaaatataaaaggtgaaaaaaaagaaaataaaatctttttgaaattttaaataaacaaaaaaaatgaatgaaaattagcttaatactaaaatgttatgcaacctagctaaaaatgcatgaaaaagtaaaagataagggaaatgccccaccccaagcttaagaacaagcattgtcctcaatgcttaaggaaagGGCGGAAAGGACCTAAATCGGAGGGTCGGGCGGCGGGAAATGCCCATGGCGATAATGGTAGTCTCATATATCTTGGACCTGGCGGGAAGTGGGAGGGAAGGACTGCTCCAATCGATCAATGCGACTCGCCACATCTTGGATGGCTCTCGTACTCTCTTGCGTTTGGGTATCAATGCGCTGCACCGTGGAGAACATTATGGCAAATTGGTCAAAGAAAGTAGGGGGGAAATATGGTGGGACTTCGTGTCCCCCCTATTGCTGCTGCTGAAACTGAGGCTCAGCGAATTGCTGTGCAGGCTGAAACTGGTCATCCTCGTCATCTACAGGTGGAGGGTAGTATGATGGAATGATCCATTGCTCGGGATCGGTTGGCTCAAAACTCCCTATATACTCATGGGGGAGAATGAGGTATGGTTGGTTGTCAAGAATCCACATGGGACCGACGACCGAATCCTGGATGAGTTGCATTCGGCGAAGTGCGTGGCCGTCAAGGCTAGAGGGGCCGGAAGCCTTCTCGAATGGAAGAGTAGAGAGATGAAATTGAAGCGGTGGCCGAGATGCAATGAGGTTGATTAATCCTCCAATGAAAATGTCTCCTTTGTCCATAGTTGTGAGGTTGTAACACTTGGTGAAGAAAAAGGAGGCAAAATCCGGCCGCGGACCGTTCTCACGAGTCATGCACCAAAGAAAAAATAATTCCGCCTTTGAAATTTGTCCCACTTCTGAGCCGGCGAAAATGGTGCATGTGAGAACTCGATGCGCTAGGCGCAAACATGGGTGAATTATGGAGGAGGCCTTTGACGAAGACAATGAATATTGTGGCTCGTTGGTAATTTGTTGCCAAAAGTAATGCTCATTGAAGTTTCCGGGCCATGGGTCATGTTGGTAATACAGGTTGTCCACTGGAGTGCCCATTAGGGCGTTCACGACCCGATGCGGTAGGGATCGTTTCTCACTGAGCATTTGGAAGGTGATGTTTTGGGCTTCCTCCTCGGGATTGAATGTGGCAAGAAATTCCAAGGTGGGTTCAACATAGGTGGCGGCACAGTTATAGAGGGATTGACCCCACCCGATGTTGTTAAATAACGCTTGGACTCCATCGAGCACCCCAAGACTAGCAAAATATTCCCTATGGAGGAATTTTGTTGACTTGACTTGACGCTTATTTGAAACGAGAAAATCATAAGTTTTACGGTCCTCGCGATTCAACAAACGAAACGGGGGATCCTTGGACTTTCCCTTCGACCCTCCTTTAGAGGAAGTTGCTACCGTCCCCGTTTTTGCACGCTTTGACATTTAATCGGGACAAACTTTTACCAATAATAACTTTCAGCCACAACAAAAGCACACAATACCAACTACAAATGAGAAATTGGGATGTAAACAATCAAGTTAAAGGAATGAGATTACCCAATTTCTTAGACCCGGGATGAACTAGTGCCACCAAAAAGATTTTGTTAAGACATACCCCAAGCTTGCAATTGTGCTCTGTATTTGACGCTTTAATCGCTAAAACAACCCCACAAACTAGCTTCAAGATGACTTTCCGGCGAATGGAGTGGCGGCACCCGGAATTAGACGAAAATTTTTCGTGAGTTTTTGCAGAAAGATTGGTATGGTTAGAAAGCTCTTGAGGAGAGAAACAAAACCCCGTGCTCGGAATCTCCAATGGTGGCCGGAGTTGGCCGGAAAACACGAAagaaggtggtggtgggtggtggtggcgcccGGAATTCCGACTGGTAGAACTCCGGGAAAATGGATTTTTGTGAGAAGTGGGTTTAGTGTTCTTGAGCTTCTAGGGAGAGAATGGAGGAATTTGTAGAGTTTGAATGAGGAAGAAGAAGGCAGGATGAGTTTAATCTATGGTCAAGAAGGGTCAAACCCAGGTCAATGTTGGTCAACTCATTAAACCtcttggtcaacaaaagtcatAGCAGTCAACAGCTCCAAGAAATCAACCAAACGACCAACACGCGGGCAGGGCGCGGGCCGAGTGCTAGCCGCGTCTATCCCCCAAAAAGCTACTGAGTTTCTGATCATTACGTGCgggttgggcttgggccgagggCTGGCCGCAGGTACTGAATGACAGTTGGATCTTTTGACCTATGCGGGCCGCGGGTAATCCTTCATGCATCTTATGCGGGCCGCGGGTATGCCTGCACATCAAAAATGAGATTTTTccaaaaaacttgatttttaaTCCAAAACGATCCCCTTAAGGCCCGGTATCAAAATTTTGACAAAATTTGGAGTAAAACGGGGAACGATTGGTGAAACCTTTCAAAAATTTATTTGAATCCCATAAAAAACGCTTTGCaaaatgatttatttgaatttgaaaaatggtgaaagcacattgctttccaaaaatgcccttctttaacgtctttggcgagacgtcTTCCTAGCTTTCTTCAACACATTGGGACATCCAAATGGATGATTTCAAGGGCATTAGCACTGAAACCTTCATAGAATGGCTTCAACCGGTGCCCattgactttgaaaatttgtcccGTCTTTTCGCTTTGAATTTCCACCGCCCCATGGTCAA includes these proteins:
- the LOC111897286 gene encoding bet1-like SNARE 1-2 isoform X1, which codes for MSYRRDNRASRSALFDNLDGIEEGGLRASSSYADEQENDKSLNILQDKVVFLKRLTGDIHDEVQSHNRMLDRMGNGMDSARGIMSGTMDRFKMVFEKKSSRRTCKLVMYFVMSFFIIYYLFRFLMYYMYG
- the LOC111897286 gene encoding bet1-like SNARE 1-2 isoform X2; translation: MSYRRDNRASRSALFDNLDGIEEGGLRASSSYADEQENDKSLNILQDKVVFLKRLTGDIHDEVQSHNRMLDRMGNGMDSARGIMSGTMDRFKMVFEKKSSRRTCKLVMYFVMSFFIIYYLFRVGKKT